AGCCTGGAAACATATGTTTAACCACTTCATGGGCTACGAGATGATCACTCATGTGGTTTCCACAAGATAGCACAACATCCCATCAAGAGATTGGTGAATGGGAGTTTCTATAGCTAGATGTGAGAACATGACCACACAGAGTTAGTCACATGCTGGCCAGACTAAACCCTTGATTACTTCTGTAGTATGCAAAAGGCATAGGCATATTCAGAGAAATCAGACGTCTCACAGATACGTGTAAGGGATCAAAGAAATGCTGCACTGATGGGCCATGTTGACTGCAGTTTTGCACCATGGACTGAACTACAGGGGGATGATAATATGAGTAGATTATGCAGTTATCACTGAATATACTGTGTATTCCAATGAAATATCACAACATTAATGTTATCTAATATTCTCCTGTACTTCCAGATTTTATGGCCATCCTGTAGAATATAAACTCCTTAGAGGGCAGAGATTATTTAGTTTGCTATTGTATCTCCACTACCTCATGCAGTTATGTCtcctttctattttaattttcatttgaatttatttGGTTGAAATCCTAGTTCATTTACTTATTACCTGTGAGATTTGTGCAAATTACTGAATCACCCTATATTGTGATTtcctcatattaaaaaaaataataataagactaCCTCATGAGACTGCTATTAGGAttgatttcatttatgtaaaactCTTAAAATAGTTTCCATGTAAGTGCAGTgtgctgttttattttaataaatgaatggcTTTGTATTTGAGACACATAGACTTATGAGAAGATGATTAAAAGTTTCTGTCTTTTCTAAAGGAAACTTTGAATAGGATAAACCTCGCCTTAGATTTCTAAAATCTTGCCCTTAAAAAGCCTGTCCCTATGAACCCCAGAGCATCTGGTTAGCATAACAGACTCACTGCCAATATAAGAGGTGGATGCACTTTCAGTCAAAAGCAAAAACATTTCACCTTGACTTTCCTGAGATAGTCTCAGGGCTGGCCAGTAATCTACTCAGCCCCTCAACCACTTCTACTACTTGGAGATTAGTTTCCGGCTAAAACATCCCCTGCATGAACTAATAAAATGCCTGgggttgctttaaaaaaagaatgcaggctGGCAGTGTAGTGGGGAAGGAATAGAGATTTTTGTTAAAACTAGGTTAGCTTTACTTTGATAGGAGTTGAAGCTGTATGATGGCACAATGGGGTTTATTATGCCAGTCTTTCTACTTTTGTGCATATATGAACATTCTCAtgcttaaaagttttaaaatacttttttaaaaaatatgaaagtaaaGTTGGGGGAAAGCTAGCCTTTGTGTGAAAGTCATTCTTTTGACATACTAACCTAGTTCCTGGTATCTAGTaacaataaataaagtttattggATGACTGAACAAGCAAATTAGAGGACGCCATGCTGTAGCTCATTTCATTCAGATGGCATGAaaattatatagttattattttcatttttgttttcttctactaTAGAGAAACCAACAGCTCCTTCTACAAGGCCAGGAGGTAAGCCTGTCATTTGAATTATGGGTTATTTTGGGCTTTTCCATAGCTTTTCTTAATAGGTTAGAACTACATGTCCTTTAGACCATATTATTCAACAGAAAGGCCGCTAGTGTTAGGCCAGACAGTTTGGACCAGCATACGCCACACCTAGCCATGGCAACCAGTTCACTAGTCTCAATCTCTGGTATTGTCTATTTCTCTCAAAACTGAAAAGCAACTGTTGAAAGTTTAGTTTGGGATGTTACTTGTTACTACTGACAACATGAAGGGAATGATTTAATCTAATGAGACAAGAAATGAGCCAAACTGATTATTGATGATTCCAGAAGTGAGCCATTGGCTGTTCTTCTTGGCACTTCAGTGCTTTATGTTCATCAATGCCATCTGTTTATTAATTACTTTGGCCCTGATCCTCAGCAGGTAAGCAACTAAACCTCTAGGGCAGCGAATTCcaccctttgcttttttttttatatatatatataaatggcaCTGGTTGAATTGCTACTGCTTAGTGGCATCCCAATTTGAACATGATGGGACCTTGGAGAACACCTGGATTATGATGCCCTTCTATAAGTTCTTAAGTTCATGTGTCTCTCCAGGTGCAGCAACAGAGCCAGCTACGCCCATACTTCCAGAAGAAGCACAAAAAGAAGATACcaaagaaacatttaaagaaagtAAAGGTATGTacagcacacacacctgggagaaaCAGATAATGAGACTCCCTTGATCACAAATAACCCATGGTTACATTCCCTACTTTGTTCTCTCCCATGGCTATTTGCAATTGGAACTATATAGGGCAACTGCGACTTTGCAAAAATCATCTGAAAAGTTAGGTTTCACCAGTGAAATAGGCAAAGGGAATTATCCCAAGACAGCTGAGATTACACGGGACAGAAAATGAAGACAGAACCAGGGAGTCAAAAGGTGGGGTGGAGAGGAGTGGGGCTGAGAGAGTAGATGTAAAGAGAAACAAGACCAGAAGGACCCAAGCCATAATACGTAACATCCATGATTAATATTCTTCTGTGAAACAGAGGAAATGGACAGAAACATTTAAAAGTGAAGATCACAAAAGATCAAAGAAAATGCAATGATAAACCAGGTGCTAATGGATCTTAAACTCACTCTTGCCCTGACTTCCAAAAGGGAATCTGGATTCTGGTCATTGGGTAACTTTTTAAAACCACTTAACTTCTCTATGCTCCAAGTTCACCATTTGCATaatggaagaaatattttctttactaGCTGAGAGCATTACTGTGACTGTGAAGTGTAATAGAGTGTTAGAATACCACATTGAATTGTGACATGAGCCAGTGGAGTTAGCAGAAAGTCCATAGCTTACGGGCACAGTTCATAACAAGAATGCCCCACTTCAGGCATCAGACACAAGTTGGGGTGGGAGTGTCAGTCAACTCACACTTCTGATCAACTGGCTACAAATCCAAGGGTGCCCACTACCCCCTCCCCCCCTCGGTTTTGATCATTCACTAGAACAACTCACAGATCCCAGGAAAACATTATAGTTGTATCTACATTATGCACGATACAAATCAGGAACAGCCAGATGAAGAGACACACAGGGCTAGGTCTCCAAATGGGGAGCTTCTGTGTCCTGTCCCAATGGAATCCAGAGGCATCATCATCCTCCTGGCACACCAATGTGTTTATCAGCCAGGAAGCCCTACTGAGCTTCAATGTCCAgaggtttcatttcctttggaggaCTAATTGCTCATTGGCCATGTGATGGAATTCAATCTCCAAAGGCAGGCTGCTGtcacctggctccaagctcctCTTCTCCTATAATTACATCATCACACATTTAGATATGACCAGCCCTCATCCTGAGACATCTTACAATAAAGACTGATATGGACTGAGAAACTCATAAGTCACCCCTACTTCCCCCCAAGTAAGTTCCAAAAACTTAGAGCCTGCCTCCCAGGAATCAGGGACAAAGGCTAGTAAAATTATTTACTGTACAGCACATACAATGTATGAAAATGCCTTGAGCAACGTAAAAAGTGCTGGGTGAATGTGGCTGGCATTTCTGCTGCTCATTGTTATTATGGTGATGTTTGTAGTTGGTTTTTGATGGTTGCCAGGTTTGCAGCctcacagaattaaaaaaaaaaaaaaaagcaatatctGGATGGTAGAGAATCTTTGGGTCAGTGGACTCTTGCTAACTCATTACTGTGTGTCTGTTTCCCGCTAGGAATGTGCTCTTTGGAATACTCTGTTGATTATGCCTTCTAAAGcctgttttgaaatatatgtacatcacacacacacagagaaatcatCCATTCTGACAATGCGCTTTTTTATTTCCAGAAGCTGCCTTGAATCTTGCCTATGTCCTAATCCCCAGcgttcccctcctccttctccttgtgGTCACCACAGTTGTATGTTGGGTTTGGATCTGTAGAAGGAGGCAAGTAAAACTTTCCTTACGTAACCTTTTATGTCTTCTGCAAGCTGAGATTTGGACATTGCCCTGTTCACTGCATTAAAAGCACAGGCAGCGTTAGGACAATCACTGTTGCAGACACAAATCCTCTGATGGGCTCAGGGTATTCAGAAAGACCAAGCATTTGTACTTAGCGATGATTATACAGTAATCTTGTATTTATTCCGTGGATGTGTGGAAGGCCTTAAACAACTTGAAGGGTGAAACCGTGTTATTCACCCTTTCAGTACCCATGGGTAGACCCTCTGCAAACATTGAGTGAATGAAGGAGTAAACAGGGAGTCATATCGAAAAAGGACCATTCCAAATCATTCTAGAAACATTTGACACTAAACCACTTAATTCAAATTAGAGAGCCAAGCTCCTTTTCATTGACTTTTCTTTTAGCTGAATACATGGCTGTAGGTTGCTACAAAACAGCTATACTGTGCAGCCTAGACAACCTCTAGGTTCTCAGAGCTCTTCTCCGTTTCTTTTCGTTCCTCATCATCATAGCATGCatggaagaaagctagaattcCCATTTTACAGCAGGAAAACTAAGGCCCTATTTAAGAATTGCCTCTTTTTGATGACCAGTAGAGATGAATTAGTAAGATTCCAATGTATAATctatttcatttaataataaaCCTTTTTATAGAATTATTATAAGGATTCAATCAGTGAATACATGCAGTGCAGGCACTCAAAAATGTTGTAAGCGCTGAAAAAATGAGCTAAGCACTCAAAAATGTTGGCTattatgataatttttattagttATTTCCTTTGAATCTAAAATTACAGTTACTAGAAGGGTGAAACCAGGTTACTCACTGTATAGttgtaaaaatttcaaatacattttccagCTGCTTATTCTGCAGTTGGCTCTTGATTTCCCTTCCTTACTCTAGCTCCTTACTGCAATTTGAGAATTGTGATTCTAAAGTAAAGATTTGTCCATCCCAAGTATTTTTAACCTGCTTTTGTGCCACAGTCTGCTATAGCAGTCTGGTGAAGCCTATAGACTCCTTCCAAAACtcaatatattgatttatttgagaggcagagttacagagagagaggtcttctatccactggttcactccccaaatggctgcagcagctggagctgggccgatctgaaaccaggagccaggatcttcttccaggtctcccatatgggtgtaggggcccatgcacttgggccatcttctactgctttcccaggccattagaagggagctggatcagaagtgaagcatctgggacttgaaccagcccctttatgggatgccggcacaacaggcagaggcttaacctgccttCCAAAGTCCCAGTCCTCCAATATTTTTTAATGCATAAAATAGCATACATTTGGTTGCAAAGGACATAATTCTATTGTAATAgttgagaaaaatatttacaaaaatgagaATGCAATAcagtaatacatattttctattaatGCTTCTTCATTTAATGGTAGGtataattatgattttaaaatagaggggccagcactatggcacagtaggttaatcctccgcctgtggcgccagcatcccatatgggcactggttctagtcccagctgctcctcttccgatccagctctctgccgtggcctgggaaagcagtagaagatggcccaagtccttgggctactgcacccacatgggagaccgggaggaagccctggctcctggcttcagatcggcacagctctggctgttgcggccatctgggaagtgaactaatggacggaagacctttctctctgtctctccctctcactgtctataactctacctctcaaataaataaataaaatcttaaaaaaaaaaaagaaatggagacaagCATACAATATTCATACAATATTTTAAGACATCTATAGCTGTGAAGCAAAATTAAAACATCTATGATTTCTGTTGGTGATCAAGATATTATTCATTTACTCTGGTTTATTACCTCTGTTCATAATGGAAGGCTGCAATAAATTTCACTTAGAGATGAggttttttcaattaattttttttttgacaggcagagttagacagtgagagagagacagaaagaaaggtcttcctttttccgttggttcacccccaaatggctgctacggctggtgcgctgctccgatccgaagccaggaacaaggtgcttcctcttggtctcccacaagggtgcagggcccaagcacttgggccatcctccactgcactcctgggccacagcagagagctggactggaagaggagcaaccgggacaggatccggcgccccaacagggactagaacccagtgtgccggtgccgcaggcagaagattagcctagtgagctgtggcgctggcctagagATGAGTTTTTAAGATGTGATTGTTTGTGCATCTAGTTCCtttgtgtttgcttgtttgtttgaaaggcagaaagacaaagagatctcctatctgctgaatgactccccacatgcctgcaaatagccccagctgggccaggccaaagccaggatcctagaactcaaccggggtctcccatgtggattgcagggacccaagtacttgagccatcgctgctgcttcccaggatgtgcattagcaggaagcttggaaGAAGAACAGAGTTGGgaatcaatcccaggcactctgatatgggatgcacgcATCCCAAGTGGTTGCTTAACTGCTGCACCTGAAGTCCACCCCAGGCATTTAGCTCTATCCGCGGATCCTCTGAAAATTTCAGGAGCCCCAAGTTAATAACTCCTGTCCTACAGTCTGGCAGCAGTGAGTGAGAGATACACAATGCATTAGAACATAATACTTCCCTGTTTTGTTCCCGTCCCCAATGCCCTGGCCTGTATATTATACCTGTACGTATGACTGCCAGGGTCACTTCCTCCTGCCTGCACAGAAAGCACAGGGATACTCACAGTGGCCTGGTCTCAAATGTTCAGCCATGATTTTCTTTCCTCCTAGAAAAcgggagcagccagaacctagCACCAAGGAACACCGCACCATGTGGCCCGCTCCTCACCAGGAGAACAGCCCAGACCTAGAGGTCTACAACGTCATCAGAAAACAAAGTGAAGCCGACTTAGCTGAGACCCGGCCAGACCTGAAGAATATTTCATTCCGGGTATGTTCCGGAGAAGCCACTCCTGACGATGTGTCTTGTGACTATGACAACATGGCTGTGAACCCATCAGAAAGCGGGTTCATGACTCTGGCGAGCGTGGAGAGTGGATTTGTGACTAACGACATTTATGAGTTCTCCCCGGACAGAATGGGGAGGAGCAAGGAGTCTGGATGGGTGGAAAATGACATATACGGATATTAGGatgcatggggaaaaaaaagaaaagaactttcaagaatgagaaagaaataagaaacaaaattctcctttttttttttttttttttgacaggcagagtggacagtgagagagagacagagagaaaggtcttcctttttgccattggttcaccctccaatggccgccgcggtagcgcgttgcggccggcgcaccgcgctgatccgatgg
This window of the Lepus europaeus isolate LE1 chromosome 7, mLepTim1.pri, whole genome shotgun sequence genome carries:
- the LAYN gene encoding layilin isoform X1, which codes for MQPEAALQAVLLTVLLAGPRGAPGRLLSASDLDPRGGQLVCRGGTQRPCYKVIYFHDASRRLNFEEAKEACRRDSGQLVSIESEDEQRLIEKFIENLLASDGDFWIGLRRHEEKQNNSTACQDLYSWTDGSSSKFRNWYVDEPSCGSEVCVVMYHQPSAPAGIGGPYMFQWNDDRCNMKNNFICKYSDEKPTAPSTRPGGAATEPATPILPEEAQKEDTKETFKESKEAALNLAYVLIPSVPLLLLLVVTTVVCWVWICRRRKREQPEPSTKEHRTMWPAPHQENSPDLEVYNVIRKQSEADLAETRPDLKNISFRVCSGEATPDDVSCDYDNMAVNPSESGFMTLASVESGFVTNDIYEFSPDRMGRSKESGWVENDIYGY
- the LAYN gene encoding layilin isoform X2; amino-acid sequence: MQPEAALQAVLLTVLLAGPRGAPGRLLSGQLVCRGGTQRPCYKVIYFHDASRRLNFEEAKEACRRDSGQLVSIESEDEQRLIEKFIENLLASDGDFWIGLRRHEEKQNNSTACQDLYSWTDGSSSKFRNWYVDEPSCGSEVCVVMYHQPSAPAGIGGPYMFQWNDDRCNMKNNFICKYSDEKPTAPSTRPGGAATEPATPILPEEAQKEDTKETFKESKEAALNLAYVLIPSVPLLLLLVVTTVVCWVWICRRRKREQPEPSTKEHRTMWPAPHQENSPDLEVYNVIRKQSEADLAETRPDLKNISFRVCSGEATPDDVSCDYDNMAVNPSESGFMTLASVESGFVTNDIYEFSPDRMGRSKESGWVENDIYGY